The following are encoded together in the Humulus lupulus chromosome 5, drHumLupu1.1, whole genome shotgun sequence genome:
- the LOC133780037 gene encoding uncharacterized protein LOC133780037: MQNLRPPQLIVLVEEHFTGRITWRGSWYFAKIKAKFTECGLLDRVKESPFKQFIMAEPLNFSGALVHQLLFHKFRGEKTDEVQFYIGKKRCRFSQLEFALVTGLNFEARPSEAEIKAKTTSDRLIFEQFNGHSPVSIGQLRKTFESYQIVDDVYKMGLCLLVEGVLKGHEEKLMVWTDMLKMVDDVDFFFQYPWGKISYQKLLQTCQKDFVEMKKHLQKKIEKGKTQKEAKYSIYGYAAALQYWAFESIIELGQDYAVRLGQGIPRMINWQSKEKVEIHKEQLIKLFAKKLTVYPYLCARPAEEQYVRTLTDNEAPLYVDVGLEELQVGADGQPTQEALQSQAEKLAEKLVEQAEATNIFKEVPPPPAPEAPEVPPSAPHASTSSQAEQPGYSMILARLEKVEGQQSALIKGQSEILGTLQKLMRMIEDPSRPAPDPHPQSTEEGPQSPVDEDILPNDYRPDDVDDHIFLTPEDMQITVIGDTEDSEVQFLDIASPAPENRREGKRPRWFDEYTAMKKRNKKSKTAVNVDPLRHLDAAFHLMRRRLQFYPEVYPQNCVVMPTIFPESLKARWDAFPDSDYSSFSWDDSILDLVRGDTVQFLPSWQNKESIYFALFLKDQFHWVAVEADLRMGVQHL, from the exons atgcagaaTTTAAGACCTCCACAACTGATAGTTCTAGTAGAAGAACATTTTACAGGACGTATCACTTGGCGCGGCAGTTGGTACTTTGcaaagattaaagcaaaatttactgagtgtggtttattggatagggtgaaggaatcccctttcaaacagttcatcatggcggaaccattaaatttttctggtgCCTTAGTCCATCAGCTGTTGTTCCACAAATTCAGAGGGGAGAAGACTGACGAAGTCCAGTTTTATATTGGGAAAAAACGATGTAGATTTAGCCAATTGGAGTTCGCTTtagttactggtttaaatttCGAGGCCAGACCGTCTGAAGCTGAGATTAAAGCGAAGACCACTTCGGATCGGTTGATTTTTGAGCAATTCAATGGTCATTCCCCAGTGAGCATAGGGCAACTGCGCAAAACTTTTGAGAGTTATCaaatagttgatgatgtgtacaagatGGGTTTGTGTTTATTAGTAGAGGGTGTTTTGAAAGGTCATGAGGAGAAGTTGATGGTTTGGACTGACATGCTGAAGATGGTAGATGACGTTGACTTCTTTTTCCAGTACCCGTGGGGGAAGATATCATACCAGaagttgttacaaacttgtcaaaaagactttgtagaaatgaagaagcatttgcagaagaagattgagaaaggaaagactcagaaggaggccaagtactctatttatgggtatgctgcagcattgcagtattgggcttttgagtccatcattgagttgggtcaggattatgctgtgagattgggccaaggcattccaagaatgatcaactggcagagcaaggagaaagtagagatacacaaagagcaacttattaaattgtttgccaaaaag TTGACAGTATACCCCTACCTGTGTGCCCGACCTGCTGAAGAACAGTATGTGAGGACCCTTACAGACAATGAAGCCCCATTGTATGTGGACGTGGGGTTAGAGGAACTACAGGTGGGTGCCGATGGACAGCCTACACAGGAAGCCTTACAGAGCCAGGCTGAAAAGCTTGCTGAAAAGTTAGTTGAGCAAGCGGAAGCaacaaatatttttaaggaggttCCACCACCTCCAGCACCTGAGGCAcctgaggttcccccatcagcaCCTCATGCTAGCACCTCCTCCCAAGCTGAGCAACCAGGCTACTCTAtgattttggccaggttggaAAAGGTTGAAGGGCAACAAAGTGCCCTTATTAAAGGTCAGTCCGAGATCTTGGGTACATTGCAGAAGCTGATGAGAATGATCGAAGATCCTAGTAGGCCAGCTCCAGATCCACACCCTCAGTCCACTGAAGAAGGCCCTCAGTCTCCTGTAgatgaagacattctccctaacgatTACAGACCTGATGATGTAGATGATCACATTTTTCTCACACCTGAGGATATGCAAATTACTGTAATCGGAGATACTGAAGATTCTGAAGTACAATTCTTAGACATAGCTTCACCAGCACCGGAGAATAGGAGAGAAGGAAAGAGGCCTAGGTGGTTCGATGAGTACACTGCAATGAAGAAAAGGAATAAGAAATCGAAGACAGCAGTGAATGTGGATCCATTGAGG catttagatGCAGCATTCCATCTCATGAGGAGGCGTCTACAATTTTATCCTGAGGTGTACCCtcagaactgtgttgttatgcctacaatttttcccGAATCATTGAAGGCTCGGTGGGACGCTTTTCCAGATTCTGACTACTCTAGCTTTAGTTGGGATGACAGTATATTGGACCTGGTTAGGGGTGATACAGTCCAGTTCTTACCGAGTTGGCAGAACAAGGAGTCCATTTATTTTGCCCTCTTCTTGAAAGACCAATTTCATTGGGTAGCTGTAGAGGCAGACCTGAGGATGGGTGTTCAACATCTTTGA